A DNA window from Mytilus edulis chromosome 14, xbMytEdul2.2, whole genome shotgun sequence contains the following coding sequences:
- the LOC139503680 gene encoding uncharacterized protein isoform X1, producing the protein MNGMYITFIIFLNGLLSLFICKCDSDTINIYLSKQNVTGSTDDLTGTCNVTGLSRNEVVLADTCTSPPVLAWIGAYAKYSPWIEYKGCGMFNFTANLIEIDFTEKNFSTEPDIFKCFEHCQMYHMHNYIGFQRNKCLCFFSVDIEDIVQCNNTTITVCGDNQNFICGNKDNVTVVYEIKNQVILPKNDTGQCGLVQIYDNQTTFSSKECSNKAAVLCFDNDTLKVFPNKAENWRTAVQFCQTQNWLISSVANVMGGYLLNITDGTYWVSAIRGVSYTSLQDECKVVNIEDNKTTIRSMACSDKENILCFNNGTFTAYPTQKQNYDESVKFCKNQDGLISSVEDVMNGTLLKVTYGTYWVFTTGRIAVQATIDNDFCVASLIENGKKMTPIVKSCDVKLPVTCRIGSSDPWNGTSRECITSGHDITSTNSYITTNMANVSVQTQSLMERNLIIIIISGSIGFIVLVVVIIILICKRRKRTMKTENVKSNSQETKVKREMYAEVLPGVEYKNNSDTINIYDHTDSFQTSSKLDTNLQSEYDSMAGIKQEAEGLYDESATCPSGNTQTKELEDGLYDHC; encoded by the exons ATGAATGGAATGTATATAACGTTTATCATATTTCTAAATGGATTGTTATCACTTTTTATATGCAAATGTGATTCAG ACACTATCAACAtttatttgtcaaaacagaatgtAACAGGTTCTACAGATGACCTGACAGGGACTTGCAATGTTACTGGATTATCACGAAATGAAGTTGTTTTGGCTGATACGTGTACCAGCCCACCTGTTTTGGCATGGATAGGTGCATATGCAAAATACTCCCCTTGGATAGAATACAAAG gATGTGGAATGTTCAACTTCACAGCAAATCTAATAGAAATAGATTTTACTGAAAAGAATTTTAGTACAGAACcagacatttttaaatgtttcGAACATTGCCAAATGTACCATATGCACAATTATATTGGGTTCcagcgaaacaaatgtttatgttttttttctgttgatatCGAAGACATTGTGCAATGTAACAACACTACCATCACGGTATGTGGGGATAATCAGAATTTCATATGTGGAAATAAGGACAATGTTACTGTTGTATATGAGATCAAAA ATCAGGTTATATTGCCGAAAAATGACACCGGTCAATGTGGTTTAGTCCAGATATATGACAACCAGACAACATTTAGTAGTAAGGAATGTTCGAACAAGGCAGCAGTATTATGCTTTG acaATGACACTTTAAAAGTATTTCCAAACAAGGCAGAAAATTGGAGAACAGCTGTGCAGTTTTGTCAAACACAAAACTGGTTAATCAGTTCTGTAGCGAATGTAATGGGTGGATACTTACTGAACATAACAGATGGCACATACTGGGTGTCTGCAATTCGAGGTGTTTCATACACATCTCTTCAAG ATGAATGTAAAGTAGTCAACATAGAAGATAACAAAACGACAATTAGAAGTATGGCATGTTCGGACAAGGAAAACATATTATGTTTTA ACAATGGAACATTCACTGCCTATCCTACCCAGAAACAAAATTACGACGAATCtgtgaaattttgtaaaaatcaagACGGGTTGATAAGTTCTGTAGAGGATGTAATGAATGGAACCTTACTTAAGGTTACATATGGTACATACTGGGTGTTTACGACTGGTCGCATAGCTGTACAAG ctACCATTGACAATGACTTCTGTGTTGCGTCCCTTATTGAAAATGGCAAGAAAATGACACCTATAGTAAAATCGTGTGATGTTAAACTTCCAGTCACATGTCGAATTGGTAGCTCTGATCCATGGAACGGGACATCACGTGAGTGTATAACGTCAGGACATGATATAACTTCAACCAACAGCTACATCACAACAAATATGGCAAACGTTTCAG TCCAGACTCAATCGCTAATGGAAAGAAATCTGATAATTATAATTATCAGTGGAAGTATCGGCTTCATTGTTTTAGTGGTAGTGATTAT CATTCTGATTTGCAAGCGGAGAAAACGGACAATGAAAACTGAAAATGTCAAATCAAACTCTCAAGAAACGAAAGTAAAACGCGAAATGTATGCCGAGGTATTGCCTGGCGTGGAGTATAAAAACAACTCAG aCACCATCAATATTTATGACCACACAGACTCATTCCAGACTTCTTCTAAACTCGATACAAATCTTCAAAGTGAATATGACTCTATGGCGGGAATCAAACAGGAAGCGGAAGGTCTTTATGACGAGAGCGCCACCTGTCCGTCTGGAAATACTCAAACGAAGGAGTTAGAAGATGGATTGTATGATCATTGTTAA
- the LOC139503680 gene encoding uncharacterized protein isoform X3 codes for MNGMYITFIIFLNGLLSLFICKCDSDTINIYLSKQNVTGSTDDLTGTCNVTGLSRNEVVLADTCTSPPVLAWIGAYAKYSPWIEYKGCGMFNFTANLIEIDFTEKNFSTEPDIFKCFEHCQMYHMHNYIGFQRNKCLCFFSVDIEDIVQCNNTTITVCGDNQNFICGNKDNVTVVYEIKNQVILPKNDTGQCGLVQIYDNQTTFSSKECSNKAAVLCFDNDTLKVFPNKAENWRTAVQFCQTQNWLISSVANVMGGYLLNITDGTYWVSAIRGVSYTSLQDECKVVNIEDNKTTIRSMACSDKENILCFNNGTFTAYPTQKQNYDESVKFCKNQDGLISSVEDVMNGTLLKVTYGTYWVFTTGRIAVQATIDNDFCVASLIENGKKMTPIVKSCDVKLPVTCRIGSSDPWNGTSLQTQSLMERNLIIIIISGSIGFIVLVVVIIILICKRRKRTMKTENVKSNSQETKVKREMYAEVLPGVEYKNNSDTINIYDHTDSFQTSSKLDTNLQSEYDSMAGIKQEAEGLYDESATCPSGNTQTKELEDGLYDHC; via the exons ATGAATGGAATGTATATAACGTTTATCATATTTCTAAATGGATTGTTATCACTTTTTATATGCAAATGTGATTCAG ACACTATCAACAtttatttgtcaaaacagaatgtAACAGGTTCTACAGATGACCTGACAGGGACTTGCAATGTTACTGGATTATCACGAAATGAAGTTGTTTTGGCTGATACGTGTACCAGCCCACCTGTTTTGGCATGGATAGGTGCATATGCAAAATACTCCCCTTGGATAGAATACAAAG gATGTGGAATGTTCAACTTCACAGCAAATCTAATAGAAATAGATTTTACTGAAAAGAATTTTAGTACAGAACcagacatttttaaatgtttcGAACATTGCCAAATGTACCATATGCACAATTATATTGGGTTCcagcgaaacaaatgtttatgttttttttctgttgatatCGAAGACATTGTGCAATGTAACAACACTACCATCACGGTATGTGGGGATAATCAGAATTTCATATGTGGAAATAAGGACAATGTTACTGTTGTATATGAGATCAAAA ATCAGGTTATATTGCCGAAAAATGACACCGGTCAATGTGGTTTAGTCCAGATATATGACAACCAGACAACATTTAGTAGTAAGGAATGTTCGAACAAGGCAGCAGTATTATGCTTTG acaATGACACTTTAAAAGTATTTCCAAACAAGGCAGAAAATTGGAGAACAGCTGTGCAGTTTTGTCAAACACAAAACTGGTTAATCAGTTCTGTAGCGAATGTAATGGGTGGATACTTACTGAACATAACAGATGGCACATACTGGGTGTCTGCAATTCGAGGTGTTTCATACACATCTCTTCAAG ATGAATGTAAAGTAGTCAACATAGAAGATAACAAAACGACAATTAGAAGTATGGCATGTTCGGACAAGGAAAACATATTATGTTTTA ACAATGGAACATTCACTGCCTATCCTACCCAGAAACAAAATTACGACGAATCtgtgaaattttgtaaaaatcaagACGGGTTGATAAGTTCTGTAGAGGATGTAATGAATGGAACCTTACTTAAGGTTACATATGGTACATACTGGGTGTTTACGACTGGTCGCATAGCTGTACAAG ctACCATTGACAATGACTTCTGTGTTGCGTCCCTTATTGAAAATGGCAAGAAAATGACACCTATAGTAAAATCGTGTGATGTTAAACTTCCAGTCACATGTCGAATTGGTAGCTCTGATCCATGGAACGGGACATCAC TCCAGACTCAATCGCTAATGGAAAGAAATCTGATAATTATAATTATCAGTGGAAGTATCGGCTTCATTGTTTTAGTGGTAGTGATTAT CATTCTGATTTGCAAGCGGAGAAAACGGACAATGAAAACTGAAAATGTCAAATCAAACTCTCAAGAAACGAAAGTAAAACGCGAAATGTATGCCGAGGTATTGCCTGGCGTGGAGTATAAAAACAACTCAG aCACCATCAATATTTATGACCACACAGACTCATTCCAGACTTCTTCTAAACTCGATACAAATCTTCAAAGTGAATATGACTCTATGGCGGGAATCAAACAGGAAGCGGAAGGTCTTTATGACGAGAGCGCCACCTGTCCGTCTGGAAATACTCAAACGAAGGAGTTAGAAGATGGATTGTATGATCATTGTTAA